Proteins encoded together in one Osmia lignaria lignaria isolate PbOS001 chromosome 4, iyOsmLign1, whole genome shotgun sequence window:
- the LOC117603467 gene encoding WD repeat, SAM and U-box domain-containing protein 1 → MQNMTTTIDNVQVLQTLTAYTSDVTSVDFAGDCLLATGSGDKRVRVWQWRIGRGYVEACFSPLQGHKYGVTSVKVSPRSTMLASASIDGTTLLWNLRTGSKIHTMVQVGGEAVRVCRFSPDSTLLATAGDNGQVCLWDLVRRSLIRCFQKHDGAIQSVCFSPDSNWLITTCTFSVLRLFSTADLIDSCVSDNQAITAFASVDDAHDLGVVSCDFSASQEIRNNEPFTKLYQLATCGNDHYVKLWEVSVIQSKCQVEPFVVKINLCRIMEKHSSALTCVRFSANGLYIASSGLDKRAVIWETCSGKVMGIMSGHNRYIACCAFSRDGNLLATGSNDKSVIVWDLTGNFCLDSELARHCTPAFFLDNHEQSAAYEQSVMKNAETSINNVRFIKKLEEHAGAVNSVAFYGNHLIASGSGDKLIRVWNIEIEEDEDSLMSGEMTIKFREKPYSPLDGHKYSINHVEFSPCGNMLASCSLDGTAIIWNTENGCQAKSSFVNSGSGIRVCRWSPDGTKIATAGDDERTTLWDMNSMEELCAFSGHSDAVNTIAFTHDSRYLVAASNEGTWRLFDAIDDKNCTALMICEGAHDLGVQGCDFSPTSDFIPIGKKQRMNNNSDKQFYLLATGGNDSLVKLWRLTIFKENEITTGGNGSGDNDFQYREEKSLAGHGGNVTCVRFSSFQNQVLGSVATDRTARIWSVYSGACLYVLEQHESLVTTCAFSEDTSLFITGALDKTVIIWGIPRQLISQNILMDNLKYNRRKVADWRINDTMKWLNEIGLSVLARKAYGTSLTGRQLLTSSEDELTNRLLIDQDDDVIETFKTQLHWLKREEDGNVIETHADDTEVPHEFLCPITHEIMREPVQCSDGFTYEKAAINEWFLCGKYTSPMTNESLRDTSFTPNVALRNLIYTFLHGKPQL, encoded by the exons ATGCAGAATATGACTACTACGATCGATAACGTACAAGTTCTACAAACGTTAACGGCTTATACGAGCGATGTGACGAGTGTCGATTTTGCTGGAGATTGTTTACTGGCAACTGGTTCGGG agACAAACGCGTCAGAGTTTGGCAATGGCGAATAGGCAGAGGATACGTGGAAGCGTGCTTTTCTCCTTTGCAAGGGCACAAATATGGCGTTACTTCGGTCAAAGTTAGCCCCAGGTCGACGATGTTGGCTTCTGCCAGCATAGATGGTACAACATTATTATGGAATTTACGG ACAGGATCGAAAATTCACACTATGGTTCAAGTAGGTGGAGAAGCTGTAAGAGTTTGTAGATTTTCACCGGATTCAACTTTACTCGCAACTGCCGGAGATAATGGACAGGTTTGCCTTTGGGATTTGGTACGACGTAGTTTAATCAG GTGTTTTCAAAAACATGACGGCGCTATACAGAGTGTATGCTTTTCACCCGATTCCAACTGGTTAATTACAACTTGCACTTTCTCCGTTTTGAGATTATTTTCAACTGCTGATCTTATTGATTCGTGTGTATCTGACAATCAAGCGATTACCGCGTTTGCTTCGGTAGACGATGCGCATGATTTAGGCGTCGTTTCTTGTGATTTTTCAGCTTCTCAAGAAATAAGAA ATAACGAACCGTTCACGAAATTATATCAGTTGGCCACTTGCGGTAACGATCATTACGTTAAATTATGGGAAGTAAGCGTGATTCAATCCAAGTGCCAAGTTGAACCGTTCGTAGTGAAAATCAATCTATGCAGAATCATGGAGAAgcatagtagcgcgttgacttgCGTGCGTTTCAGTGCAAACGGCTTATATATCGCTAGCAGTGGCCTCGATAAGAGAGCAGTAATTTGGGAAACG TGTTCGGGAAAAGTAATGGGAATAATGTCGGGACACAATAGATACATAGCGTGCTGTGCGTTCTCTAGAGATGGAAATTTATTGGCTACAG GTTCGAACGATAAATCTGTTATCGTTTGGGATCTGACGGGAAATTTTTGCCTCGATTCAGAACTTGCACGGCACTGTACGCCTGCCTTTTTCCTAGACAACCATGAACAG AGCGCTGCATACGAACAAAGCGTAATGAAGAACGCAGAAACATCGATTAACAATGTACGATTTATTAAGAAGCTAGAGGAGCATGCTGGTGCTGTAAATAGCGTGGCTTTTTACGGAAATCATCTGATTGCTTCTGGATCTGG GGACAAATTAATACGCGTTTGGAACATTGAAATCGAAGAGGATGAAGATTCCTTGATGTCAGGAGAAATGACCATCAAGTTTCGTGAAAAACCTTATAGTCCGTTGGATGGTCATAAATATAGCATAAACCATGTGGAATTTAGCCCCTGCGGTAATATGCTCGCTTCTTGCTCTTTAGATGGCACAGCCATTATCTGGAATACCGAG AACGGGTGTCAAGCAAAATCTTCTTTCGTTAATTCCGGATCTGGCATTCGTGTCTGTCGATGGTCACCGGATGGTACTAAAATTGCTACGGCTGGAGATGATGAAAGAACAACGCTATGGGATATGAACAGCATGGAGGAACTTTG TGCTTTCAGTGGCCATTCTGATGCGGTGAATACCATCGCTTTTACCCATGATTCTCGTTATTTGGTTGCCGCGAGTAACGAAGGTACTTGGAGATTGTTCGACGCTATCGATGATAAAAACTGCACGGCGTTGATGATTTGCGAAGGTGCGCATGATTTAGGTGTACAAGGATGTGATTTCAGCCCGACTTCCGACTTTATACCTATAG GGAAGAAACAGAGGATGAATAACAACAGCGACAAGCAGTTTTATTTGTTAGCAACTGGTGGTAACGATTCCTTGGTCAAATTGTGGCGATTGACAATTTTCAAGGAAAACGAGATTACAACCGGAGGTAATGGAAGCGGTGACAACGATTTCCAATATCGAGAGGAAAAGTCGCTGGCCGGACACGGCGGTAATGTAACTTGCGTACGATTTTCTTCGTTTCAGAACCAAGTTTTAGGAAGTGTCGCTACTGATAGAACGGCTCGTATATGGAGCGTA TACTCCGGAGCTTGTCTCTATGTACTGGAACAACACGAAAGTCTCGTAACTACCTGTGCCTTCTCAGAAGATACATCCTTATTTATTACAG GTGCTCTGGACAAAACTGTAATAATTTGGGGGATACCTCGGCAATTAATCTCGCAAAATATTCTAATGGACAATTTGAAATACAACAGGAGAAAG GTTGCAGATTGGAGAATCAATGATACCATGAAATGGTTAAACGAAATAGGTTTATCAGTATTAGCTAGAAAAGCGTACGGAACTTCCTTAACAGGAAGACAGTTGCTCACTTCATCGGAAGATGAACTGACAAACAGGTTACTTATCGATCAAGATGATGAT GTTATCGAAACATTTAAAACGCAGTTGCATTGGCTAAAACGCGAAGAGGATGGTAATGTTATTGAAACCCATGCGGATGATACTGAAGTACCTCATGAATTTTTATGCCCTATCACGCATGAAATAATGAGAGAACCTGTTCAATGCTCCG ACGGATTTACGTACGAGAAAGCAGCCATAAACGAATGGTTCTTATGCGGAAAATATACTAGCCCCATGACCAATGAATCTCTTCGAGACACTTCGTTCACACCAAATGTCGCACTTAGAAACTTAATATACACTTTTCTTCATGGAAAGCCACAGCTTTAA
- the Mlc-c gene encoding myosin light chain cytoplasmic isoform X2 — protein sequence MASYSEDQLAEFQEAFQLFDSRGDGKIHVAQIGDALRALGQNPTESDVKKFTHQHKPDERISFEVFLPIYQAISKSRTSDTADDFIEGLRHFDKDGNGFISSAELRHLLTTLGEKLSDEEVETLLAGHEDSQGNINYEDFVRQVMCG from the exons ATG GCATCTTACTCGGAAGATCAATTGGCAG AATTCCAGGAAGCATTTCAACTTTTTGACAGTCGTGGAGATGGAAAAATTCATGTGGCACAAATTGGAGACGCGCTGCGTGCTCTAGGACAGAATCCAACCGAATCGGATGTTAAGAAATTTACGCATCAACACAAACCTGATGAACGTATTAGTTTTGAAGTATTTCTACCTATCTATCAAGCTATAAGTAAATCCCGCACTTCGGATACAGCTGATGACTTTATAGAAGGTTTACGTCACTTCGATAAGGATGGAAATGGTTTTATTTCTTCCGCCGAATTGAGACATCTGCTGACAACGTTAG GTGAGAAACTCAGCGATGAAGAAGTTGAAACATTATTGGCCGGTCACGAAGATTCACAGGGTAATATTAATTACGAAGACTTTGTTCGTCAAGTGATGTGCGGTTGA
- the Oda gene encoding LOW QUALITY PROTEIN: ornithine decarboxylase antizyme (The sequence of the model RefSeq protein was modified relative to this genomic sequence to represent the inferred CDS: deleted 1 base in 1 codon), protein MSINSNLPLSNCDSSKKGIIMPSLISSNCEMSSKCMDESLEEGSRLQQHYCITLGVGPLWWSDVPHAALSVSTVNTESRGVGIKQSQLSVSSHIVQEDELLKAVRNSESLRLTFTLHLTESTSVEWETVVWRRCLYIRVPSCLLPEGSKEGFVSLLEYAEETLRCTNIIVCLRKDRTDRAMLVRTFMFLGFTVLPPTHALVPPGSDAGNLYMLYAIE, encoded by the exons ATGAGTATTAATTCCAATCTACCATTAAGCAATTGTGATAGTAGTAAAAAGGGCATAATAATGCCAAGTCTAATATCGAGCAATTG CGAAATGTCGAGTAAATGTATGGACGAGAGTTTGGAAGAAGGCAGTAGACTTCAACAACATTACTGTATAACACTGGGTGTGGGGCCTCTGTGGTGGTCC GATGTGCCCCATGCCGCATTGTCTGTATCCACAGTCAACACAGAGAGCCGCGGCGTGGGGATCAAGCAGAGTCAGCTCTCTGTGAGCTCCCACATTGTACAA GAGGATGAATTATTAAAAGCCGTGCGAAATAGCGAATCGTTACGCCTGACCTTCACCCTTCACTTAACGGAAAGCACATCCGTTGAGTGGGAAACAGTAGTATGGCGTCGTTGTCTGTACATTCGCGTACCAAGTTGTCTTTTACCCGAAGGATCGAAAGAAGGCTTTGTTTCGCTCTTGGAATATGCCGAAGAAACGCTACGATGTACCAATATCATTGTTTGTCTGCGTAAGGACAGAACAGATCGAG CAATGCTGGTTCGTACCTTCATGTTTTTGGGCTTCACTGTTCTACCGCCGACTCACGCCTTGGTACCACCAGGCAGTGATGCCGGCAATCTCTACATGCTCTATGCCATCGAGTAA
- the Mlc-c gene encoding myosin light chain cytoplasmic isoform X1 produces MYNCSYQELTNRMMSSIEEFQEAFQLFDSRGDGKIHVAQIGDALRALGQNPTESDVKKFTHQHKPDERISFEVFLPIYQAISKSRTSDTADDFIEGLRHFDKDGNGFISSAELRHLLTTLGEKLSDEEVETLLAGHEDSQGNINYEDFVRQVMCG; encoded by the exons ATGTATAACTGTAGTTATCAAGAATTAACTAATAGAATGATGTCGTCTATAGAGG AATTCCAGGAAGCATTTCAACTTTTTGACAGTCGTGGAGATGGAAAAATTCATGTGGCACAAATTGGAGACGCGCTGCGTGCTCTAGGACAGAATCCAACCGAATCGGATGTTAAGAAATTTACGCATCAACACAAACCTGATGAACGTATTAGTTTTGAAGTATTTCTACCTATCTATCAAGCTATAAGTAAATCCCGCACTTCGGATACAGCTGATGACTTTATAGAAGGTTTACGTCACTTCGATAAGGATGGAAATGGTTTTATTTCTTCCGCCGAATTGAGACATCTGCTGACAACGTTAG GTGAGAAACTCAGCGATGAAGAAGTTGAAACATTATTGGCCGGTCACGAAGATTCACAGGGTAATATTAATTACGAAGACTTTGTTCGTCAAGTGATGTGCGGTTGA